A region from the uncultured Macellibacteroides sp. genome encodes:
- a CDS encoding LacI family DNA-binding transcriptional regulator, whose translation MKKRQITIKDIAKSLNVAPSTVSRALADHPDISKETKELVLAYAKEHKYKPNALALSLRTSNTKTIGVILPQIVHYFFSSILSGIEDEAEKEGYRVIITQSNEIYEREVRGARTLQESRVCGVLASVAKTTTLFSHFQELIDSGVPLVFFDRICTGILTDRVVVDDYAGVQSAVEYLIKTGCRRIAFYGSESHMPISRNRRMGYEDALRKNGIAIDKSLMSICNNYADAMQITPAMLSLPEPPDAFFAVNDETALGILNVVKSKGLKVPEDISICGFTNNSIAELSNPQLTSVDQHGYEMGATSMRLLLDHIEGRRENDQIVNKIIKTNLVVRETTR comes from the coding sequence ATGAAGAAGCGGCAAATAACAATTAAAGATATAGCTAAGTCCCTTAATGTAGCACCTTCCACGGTGTCGCGTGCGTTGGCAGACCATCCGGATATCAGCAAGGAAACAAAAGAACTCGTTTTGGCTTATGCAAAAGAACATAAATACAAACCTAACGCTTTGGCCTTAAGTCTGCGGACAAGCAATACCAAAACCATTGGCGTTATATTGCCTCAGATTGTACATTATTTCTTTTCCTCCATTTTGTCGGGTATAGAGGATGAAGCTGAAAAAGAAGGATATAGGGTAATTATCACCCAAAGCAACGAAATATACGAACGGGAAGTAAGAGGTGCACGTACGCTACAGGAATCCAGGGTATGTGGTGTGCTGGCTTCGGTAGCCAAAACAACGACTTTGTTTTCTCATTTTCAGGAGTTGATTGACAGTGGTGTGCCTCTGGTGTTTTTCGACAGGATTTGTACGGGCATATTGACCGACCGCGTTGTGGTGGATGACTACGCAGGCGTGCAGTCGGCCGTAGAGTACCTTATTAAAACCGGTTGCCGGCGTATTGCATTTTACGGATCGGAGTCGCATATGCCTATCTCACGAAACAGAAGGATGGGATACGAAGATGCGTTGCGTAAAAATGGTATCGCGATTGATAAGTCGCTGATGTCGATTTGTAACAATTATGCCGATGCAATGCAGATTACTCCCGCAATGCTTTCGCTGCCGGAGCCTCCCGATGCTTTCTTTGCCGTAAACGACGAAACTGCCCTCGGTATTTTAAATGTAGTTAAATCGAAAGGGTTAAAGGTGCCCGAAGATATTTCCATCTGCGGATTCACAAACAATTCTATTGCCGAGTTAAGCAATCCCCAATTAACATCGGTAGATCAGCACGGCTATGAAATGGGAGCTACGTCCATGCGTTTATTGCTTGATCATATTGAAGGCAGACGTGAAAACGATCAGATTGTAAACAAAATAATCAAGACAAATTTGGTCGTACGCGAAACTACCCGTTGA
- a CDS encoding TonB-dependent receptor yields MKEKIHSCKVRILLSIAMGLLFSLSVFAQEITLKGNVKDLTGEPIIGGSVLVKGTTNGTITDFDGNYTLNVPSSAIIVFSYVGYIPQEISVQGKTMLNVILKEDVEALDEVVVVGYATGSKRTISGAVDRIKKEDMNVGIVNNPLESLKGKVAGVVISKAGGDPSATPSIRVRGTTSLSGGNDPLVVIDGVFGDMGLLNALAPSDIETFTILKDASETAQYGSRGASGVIVVTTTKGKSGVVSLSYDGTFGVESIYKNIEMMNADQFRATVLEGGYTNALDGGASTNFFDEMERTGYTQNHRLSFGAGSETSNYRASIGIISQDGIIETSNMRNYTAKLDASQKMFNNKLAIEFGVFGSKKLNNYVNDHQKTFYSAASSNPTLSALQNEDGTWPEDPNANEIDNPLGRLTIQDHEDNAYLNVHGKLSYNFTSDLMLSAFGSYTYNAKVNSTYIPNNIKAGIREGSGKANRAQKGSDILMGNLTLTYKKQMDKHHFDALGLAEVQSYQYNGFESTARGFGTNYFGYDNLKAGANVKYGDVSSYANEYNISSFLGRLNYMYDDRYIATVNIRTDGSSKLGANNKWGFFPSASAAWVLSNEAFLKDVEQITNIKLRVGYGLTGNQDAISPYNSLSLMQPTGITTVNGQQTVTYGYARNANPDLQWEKKKMFDAGVDFSLFESRVSGSVDYYMSRTSGLLYEYAVPVPPFLYNKLLANLGEMGNNGIEVSLSGAIIKTKDIDFKVSANVSFQKNKLRSLSGTYMGQDLSTSEYMRLGSINGAGFIGGNTGVIYQLVGQPVGVFYLPKSNGIINDGLGSYTYQVDDLDGNGIVDINDGNDRYIAGQATPKAFLGTNVSFRYKRFDIQTQLNGAFGHKIYNGTSLTYMNMNTFPSYNVLPEAPATNIKDNTVTDYWLEKGDYVNIDYVTLGYTFNTEKISKVIKNIRLTASVNNVHTFTNYSGLSPMINSTVVGSDMGVDDKRFYPLSRTYSIGLNLNF; encoded by the coding sequence ATGAAAGAAAAGATTCATTCTTGTAAGGTTAGAATCCTCCTCTCCATAGCGATGGGATTGTTATTCTCCTTGAGCGTCTTTGCACAGGAAATTACCCTTAAGGGTAATGTAAAAGACCTAACTGGTGAACCCATAATCGGGGGTAGCGTGCTTGTAAAAGGTACTACCAATGGAACCATTACCGACTTCGATGGTAATTACACTCTCAACGTGCCGTCATCGGCGATAATTGTTTTTTCTTATGTTGGTTATATTCCACAAGAAATTAGTGTACAAGGCAAGACAATGCTTAACGTTATATTAAAAGAAGACGTTGAAGCTTTGGACGAAGTTGTGGTTGTTGGATACGCAACCGGTAGCAAACGTACAATTTCGGGTGCGGTAGACCGTATTAAGAAAGAAGACATGAATGTGGGTATTGTTAACAACCCCCTCGAATCACTTAAAGGAAAAGTAGCCGGTGTGGTTATTTCCAAAGCAGGCGGCGACCCTTCTGCGACTCCTTCTATCCGTGTTCGTGGTACTACCTCATTGTCTGGTGGTAACGACCCGTTGGTAGTTATCGACGGTGTATTTGGCGACATGGGACTACTTAATGCCCTCGCTCCAAGCGACATCGAAACATTTACCATCTTAAAGGATGCTTCGGAAACTGCTCAGTACGGTTCACGGGGTGCCAGTGGTGTAATTGTTGTTACTACTACAAAAGGAAAATCGGGTGTTGTTTCTTTAAGTTATGATGGAACATTCGGTGTGGAGAGTATCTACAAAAACATCGAAATGATGAATGCCGATCAATTCAGAGCTACCGTACTGGAAGGTGGTTATACCAATGCCCTGGATGGCGGAGCCAGCACAAACTTCTTTGATGAGATGGAGCGTACCGGTTATACGCAGAATCACAGATTGTCGTTTGGCGCAGGAAGTGAAACTTCAAATTACAGAGCCTCCATTGGTATTATTTCACAGGATGGTATCATCGAAACCAGCAATATGCGTAACTACACAGCAAAACTGGATGCAAGTCAGAAGATGTTTAACAATAAGCTTGCCATTGAGTTCGGTGTATTTGGTTCAAAGAAATTAAACAATTACGTTAACGATCACCAAAAGACATTCTATTCGGCAGCTTCTTCCAATCCTACATTGTCTGCGCTTCAGAACGAAGATGGCACATGGCCGGAAGATCCTAACGCAAACGAAATTGACAACCCGCTGGGTCGTCTTACCATCCAGGATCATGAAGATAACGCTTACCTGAACGTACATGGTAAGTTGTCTTATAATTTCACATCCGATTTGATGTTAAGTGCTTTTGGATCTTACACATACAATGCCAAAGTAAATTCGACTTATATCCCCAACAACATCAAGGCTGGTATCCGTGAAGGTTCAGGTAAAGCAAACCGTGCTCAGAAAGGCAGCGATATCCTGATGGGTAACTTAACACTTACCTACAAAAAGCAGATGGACAAACATCATTTCGATGCATTGGGACTTGCCGAAGTACAGAGTTATCAGTACAACGGTTTCGAATCTACTGCACGTGGTTTCGGTACGAACTACTTCGGATACGACAACCTTAAAGCAGGTGCAAACGTTAAATACGGCGATGTTAGTTCTTATGCGAATGAATACAATATTTCTTCATTCTTAGGTCGTTTAAACTATATGTACGACGATCGTTACATTGCTACGGTTAACATTCGTACAGACGGTTCTTCCAAATTGGGAGCAAACAACAAGTGGGGCTTCTTCCCTTCTGCCTCTGCAGCCTGGGTACTAAGCAACGAGGCATTCCTTAAGGATGTAGAGCAAATTACAAACATCAAACTAAGAGTTGGTTACGGTTTAACCGGTAACCAGGACGCTATTTCTCCTTACAATTCGCTTTCACTTATGCAACCAACCGGTATCACAACCGTTAACGGTCAACAGACAGTTACCTACGGATATGCCCGTAACGCGAACCCGGATTTGCAATGGGAAAAGAAGAAAATGTTCGACGCTGGTGTGGACTTCAGTTTATTTGAAAGCCGCGTGTCGGGATCTGTAGACTACTACATGTCGCGTACTTCCGGATTGCTTTACGAATATGCTGTACCGGTTCCTCCGTTCTTGTACAACAAACTTCTGGCCAACCTTGGCGAAATGGGAAACAATGGTATTGAAGTATCACTGTCGGGAGCCATTATCAAGACAAAGGACATCGATTTTAAAGTGTCTGCCAACGTATCATTCCAAAAGAACAAACTGCGTTCACTTAGCGGAACCTATATGGGTCAGGACCTTTCTACATCCGAATATATGCGTTTGGGTAGTATCAACGGTGCAGGATTTATCGGCGGTAACACCGGTGTGATTTATCAGCTGGTAGGCCAACCCGTAGGTGTATTCTATTTACCTAAATCAAACGGTATAATCAACGACGGTTTGGGAAGCTATACCTATCAGGTAGACGATCTTGATGGCAACGGTATTGTCGACATCAACGATGGCAACGACCGCTATATCGCGGGTCAGGCTACTCCTAAAGCATTCCTTGGTACAAATGTTAGCTTCCGTTACAAACGATTCGATATCCAGACACAGCTTAACGGTGCGTTCGGACATAAAATCTACAACGGAACTTCTCTTACCTATATGAATATGAATACATTCCCATCATACAATGTATTACCCGAAGCTCCGGCAACAAACATCAAGGACAACACAGTAACAGACTATTGGTTGGAAAAAGGAGATTACGTGAACATCGATTACGTTACATTGGGTTATACATTCAATACCGAAAAGATCAGCAAGGTGATTAAAAACATCCGTCTGACGGCTTCTGTAAACAATGTACATACATTTACCAACTACTCCGGTTTGTCTCCTATGATTAACAGCACGGTTGTTGGAAGCGATATGGGTGTAGACGACAAACGTTTCTATCCGCTGTCCCGTACATATTCTATTGGTCTAAACTTGAACTTCTAA
- a CDS encoding RagB/SusD family nutrient uptake outer membrane protein, with protein MKKKLLYSCLIAAATLGFSSCDSFLEEDPKDQMPESEAYKSPSLIYLNTVANLYTQIGATGGGEGLGGTDRGLYDIQTFTNDEAMIPTRGGDWEDGGLWRRLYLHTWDKSEAPFKSTWDYLYKVIGLCNQSIDKLDGLMANDPENQYLPVYKAEVQGIRAMYYYYLLDCFGRVPIVEKSDIQISDVKQATRSEVYAFVCKELQESLPLLSTSNSSKEGEYYGRMTRPVAFFLLTKLALNAQVYSDDDWTDNGGVPNGSTNFQKDGQATLCWDAAIAYADSVKAFGYTLASEFSANFSVGNEKSPENIFVIPMDPTKYSAQFYYIIRTIHYEHGKAYSMDGWNGASATKELLTAFRRSKNDTRLEKSFYTGKVTGPDGTPVMNGKVELQYMPDAIAIDLSGAAEEKTAGARWKKYAIDPSAQSAGKLQSVDFVLFRYADVLLMKAEAKIRKGQSGDNEINEVRSRSGAQELSNATLSNLLDERMIELSWEAVRRSDLVRFGKFTAAVDGRQESDPHVNVFPIPHDVILLNKNLTQNPGY; from the coding sequence ATGAAAAAGAAATTATTATATAGCTGTCTTATTGCAGCAGCCACGCTGGGTTTCTCTTCATGCGATTCATTCCTGGAAGAAGATCCCAAAGATCAAATGCCCGAGTCAGAGGCATACAAAAGCCCCTCATTGATTTATCTGAATACGGTTGCCAACTTGTATACTCAAATCGGAGCTACCGGTGGTGGCGAAGGTTTAGGTGGTACCGACCGCGGTTTGTACGACATCCAGACATTCACCAACGACGAGGCAATGATTCCTACACGTGGCGGCGACTGGGAAGACGGTGGTTTGTGGAGACGTTTGTACCTTCACACATGGGATAAGTCTGAGGCTCCGTTCAAAAGCACCTGGGATTATCTGTATAAAGTAATCGGCTTGTGTAACCAGTCGATCGACAAGCTCGACGGATTAATGGCTAACGACCCCGAAAATCAATACCTGCCGGTTTACAAAGCCGAAGTACAGGGAATACGTGCCATGTATTATTACTACCTGTTGGATTGTTTCGGCAGAGTGCCCATTGTTGAAAAATCAGATATTCAAATCTCTGATGTAAAACAGGCAACCCGCAGCGAAGTATATGCATTTGTTTGTAAGGAATTGCAAGAATCTTTACCCCTGTTAAGCACTTCAAACAGCTCGAAAGAAGGAGAATATTACGGACGTATGACTCGTCCGGTTGCTTTCTTCCTGCTTACCAAGCTGGCGCTTAATGCACAGGTATATTCGGACGACGACTGGACAGACAACGGCGGAGTACCTAACGGAAGCACCAACTTCCAGAAAGACGGACAAGCTACCCTTTGCTGGGATGCGGCTATCGCTTATGCAGACTCTGTAAAGGCGTTTGGATATACATTGGCTTCCGAATTTTCGGCTAACTTTAGTGTAGGTAATGAAAAGTCTCCCGAAAACATCTTTGTAATTCCGATGGACCCTACAAAGTATTCGGCTCAGTTCTATTACATCATCCGCACGATTCACTATGAACACGGAAAAGCCTACTCGATGGACGGATGGAACGGAGCTTCGGCAACAAAAGAATTGCTTACAGCATTCCGCAGAAGCAAAAACGATACACGTCTCGAAAAGTCATTCTACACCGGAAAAGTAACAGGACCAGACGGAACTCCGGTAATGAACGGTAAAGTGGAACTTCAGTACATGCCCGATGCCATTGCCATCGACCTCTCTGGTGCTGCAGAAGAAAAAACAGCCGGTGCACGCTGGAAGAAATACGCGATAGACCCTTCGGCACAGTCGGCCGGCAAGTTACAAAGCGTGGACTTTGTATTGTTCCGCTACGCAGATGTATTGCTTATGAAAGCAGAAGCCAAGATCCGCAAAGGACAATCTGGCGACAATGAAATTAATGAAGTTCGCAGTCGTTCCGGAGCACAGGAATTATCCAATGCAACACTAAGCAATCTATTAGATGAACGAATGATCGAACTATCCTGGGAAGCTGTCCGCCGTTCGGACCTTGTTCGCTTTGGCAAATTCACAGCAGCTGTAGACGGACGTCAGGAGAGTGATCCTCATGTAAACGTATTCCCTATTCCGCACGATGTTATTTTGCTGAATAAGAATCTTACACAGAATCCGGGATATTAA
- a CDS encoding SusF/SusE family outer membrane protein has protein sequence MKNILSYISAFILILLSATSCEDNENWKIVTEAQPGTYIVGTATIFSGEATSSALKPIKLDGTDSKNDVIGIYTWLKAEGEFNISICTEAGTDPVHFGKGASVEEKADVISTNALDPSGPAFKVAKDGLYYVIVNSTLQQVSILPVSWGIIGAATAGSWSSETPFNAPKFDAINNTVEWEMSTVLSAGEFKFRFSGNWGYEIPYDATTKVKIFTDITGTKSGADNLLTEGYVSLQTGGSNLLTNIGGEFSVFMKYDIRSGVFSAKYILTGEPVVPPTYPEKVFIVGDAFRGWTPATDAEEMVPVNGTPGSFWKIAYLNAGGFKFTIKLDWGGDFGIAESNTDAIGEYTKGGNNITVATPGYYMIFVNLETNVVSVTAPAVYLFGDANGSTWAYDEANKFTVDNTAKKIVSPVFKAAGNLRMCIKHPLLTDWWKAEFNVISGVIEYRGNGGDQAAVPVTAGQTVSLDFTNKTGEIK, from the coding sequence ATGAAAAATATTTTAAGTTATATATCGGCATTTATCCTGATACTTCTATCAGCCACAAGCTGTGAGGATAACGAAAACTGGAAAATCGTTACCGAAGCGCAGCCGGGAACCTACATCGTAGGTACGGCAACAATCTTCAGCGGTGAAGCAACCAGTTCGGCACTTAAACCAATCAAATTGGATGGAACAGATTCCAAGAACGATGTGATTGGTATTTATACCTGGCTTAAAGCCGAAGGAGAGTTCAACATCTCTATTTGCACAGAAGCCGGAACAGATCCGGTTCATTTCGGAAAGGGTGCATCGGTCGAAGAAAAAGCAGATGTAATTTCAACCAACGCTCTTGATCCGAGCGGACCAGCCTTCAAAGTGGCTAAAGACGGTTTGTACTATGTTATTGTAAATTCAACGTTGCAACAGGTATCTATCCTTCCTGTAAGTTGGGGTATTATCGGTGCTGCCACCGCAGGATCATGGAGTTCGGAAACTCCGTTTAACGCTCCTAAGTTTGATGCAATAAACAATACCGTAGAATGGGAAATGTCTACCGTGCTTAGTGCAGGCGAATTCAAATTCCGTTTCAGCGGAAACTGGGGATACGAAATTCCTTACGATGCAACTACGAAAGTAAAGATCTTTACAGACATTACCGGAACTAAGAGTGGCGCCGACAACCTGTTAACCGAAGGTTATGTTAGTTTGCAGACAGGCGGAAGCAATCTTTTAACGAACATTGGTGGCGAGTTTAGTGTTTTCATGAAGTACGATATACGCAGCGGCGTATTCAGTGCCAAGTATATTCTTACAGGCGAACCGGTTGTTCCTCCAACTTATCCCGAAAAGGTATTTATCGTTGGAGACGCATTCAGGGGATGGACTCCTGCTACGGATGCAGAAGAAATGGTTCCTGTAAACGGTACACCCGGCTCATTCTGGAAGATCGCTTACCTCAATGCAGGCGGATTTAAGTTTACAATCAAACTCGACTGGGGCGGCGACTTTGGTATAGCCGAATCAAATACCGATGCGATTGGCGAATACACCAAGGGCGGAAACAACATCACTGTTGCTACACCGGGTTATTATATGATCTTTGTAAATCTTGAAACAAACGTAGTATCGGTTACAGCTCCGGCAGTTTACCTTTTCGGTGATGCCAATGGCAGTACCTGGGCATACGACGAAGCGAATAAGTTTACGGTAGACAATACAGCGAAAAAGATTGTATCTCCTGTGTTTAAGGCAGCTGGCAACTTACGTATGTGTATCAAGCATCCGTTGCTTACCGACTGGTGGAAGGCAGAGTTTAACGTTATAAGCGGTGTAATCGAGTACAGAGGCAATGGTGGCGATCAGGCTGCAGTTCCTGTAACTGCCGGTCAGACTGTTTCGTTAGACTTTACTAATAAAACCGGCGAAATAAAGTAA
- a CDS encoding alpha-amylase family glycosyl hydrolase gives MRKILHFLLLVLFLSPATWAQVTTLPAIVTETGQVEITFDATLGNKGLMGYTGDVYAHTGVITNLSTSGSDWKYAPTWGDNSSKYKMTKVETNKWKLVISPDIKTWYGVSATEQVLKLAFVFRSADNTLQGKAEGGADIFVTLNEAPFTPTTPVVQTRPAGVVDGINYIDDNTVTLVLYAPYKTHVHVMGDFNNWTKDNVYQLYKDGSYWWITLTNLEKGKEYAFQYLIDNSLKVADAYSEKILDPSNDSYIPTSVYPNLKPYPALAEGIVSVIQTGKTAYAWTTTNFTAPPANQLVIYELLVRDFTTEGTINAVTAKLDYLKSLGVNAIELMPVQEFDGNDSWGYNPCFYFAPDKAYGTENDYKRFIDEAHKRGMAVILDIVFNHATAQHPFAKMYWQGSATSSTNPWFNVTAPHPYSVFHDFNHNYPGTRTYFKRVLKHWLTEYKLDGFRFDLSKGLTQTASTESTASNYDATRIAILKEYNNQIQAVHPGAYTILEHFCDNTEEMELADNGMMLWGNMNNAFCQSIIGWNTETNFSRTSAKYRGWSDNLLIGYQESHDEERTMYKAKTFGTAPVMASTSIQLDRAAVNAAFLLTIPGPKMIWQFGELGYDISINENGRTGRKPIKWEYLQDPDRADLHYTYSTLLSLRNEYPQVFASPTTESLRVTESYWDNGRTVTLQHPDVDVVLVGNYNTTSASVTIPYTKTGTWYDVFTGDSYTVTDISTPAPATLPANSFRLLTSEKTTVDNETITLPAAAVVYPNPTTGFVQFSDAASAKQVTLFNTLGQQVLQRNVTGGTMQIGNLPAGPYFMQIVTKGKTETVTIIKR, from the coding sequence ATGAGAAAAATTCTACACTTCCTTCTTTTAGTACTGTTCCTGTCGCCCGCCACGTGGGCACAGGTCACTACCCTTCCGGCAATTGTTACCGAAACCGGACAGGTTGAGATTACCTTTGATGCAACCCTCGGCAATAAGGGATTGATGGGATATACCGGCGACGTATATGCCCACACCGGAGTTATCACCAATCTCAGCACCAGTGGAAGCGATTGGAAATATGCCCCTACCTGGGGAGACAACAGTTCGAAATACAAAATGACCAAGGTGGAAACCAACAAGTGGAAACTTGTTATTTCGCCGGATATCAAAACATGGTATGGTGTTTCGGCTACCGAACAAGTGCTCAAGCTGGCCTTTGTGTTTCGCAGTGCGGACAATACGCTGCAGGGCAAAGCAGAGGGAGGCGCCGATATTTTTGTAACACTGAACGAAGCACCCTTTACCCCAACCACCCCGGTTGTGCAAACCAGACCTGCAGGCGTGGTGGACGGAATCAATTACATAGACGACAATACCGTTACGCTTGTACTTTACGCGCCCTATAAAACCCATGTCCACGTGATGGGCGATTTCAATAACTGGACAAAAGACAATGTCTACCAGCTGTACAAAGATGGCAGTTACTGGTGGATTACCCTTACCAACCTCGAAAAAGGAAAAGAATACGCCTTTCAGTATTTAATAGACAACAGCCTGAAAGTAGCCGATGCATATTCAGAAAAGATACTCGACCCGTCCAACGATAGCTATATCCCCACTTCGGTTTATCCGAACCTGAAACCCTACCCTGCCCTGGCCGAAGGAATTGTATCGGTTATTCAGACCGGGAAAACGGCTTATGCCTGGACAACAACCAACTTTACCGCTCCTCCGGCCAACCAGCTTGTTATATACGAATTGCTGGTGCGCGACTTTACCACCGAAGGCACCATCAATGCGGTAACGGCCAAACTCGATTACCTGAAAAGTCTTGGCGTGAATGCCATCGAGCTTATGCCTGTTCAGGAATTCGACGGGAACGACAGCTGGGGATACAATCCCTGTTTCTATTTTGCCCCCGATAAAGCCTACGGAACCGAAAACGATTACAAACGATTTATCGACGAAGCACATAAGCGCGGAATGGCGGTTATACTCGACATCGTGTTTAATCACGCAACAGCGCAGCATCCTTTCGCAAAGATGTACTGGCAAGGAAGTGCAACCTCCTCTACAAACCCCTGGTTTAATGTAACCGCACCCCATCCATACAGCGTGTTTCACGATTTCAACCATAATTACCCCGGCACGCGCACTTACTTTAAACGGGTGCTGAAACACTGGCTTACGGAATATAAACTGGACGGATTCCGGTTCGACCTTAGCAAGGGACTTACTCAAACAGCATCCACCGAATCAACTGCATCCAATTACGATGCCACCCGCATAGCCATATTAAAGGAATACAACAATCAAATCCAGGCAGTTCATCCCGGAGCCTATACCATTCTGGAACACTTCTGCGACAACACCGAAGAGATGGAACTTGCAGACAACGGCATGATGTTGTGGGGAAATATGAACAACGCCTTTTGCCAGAGCATAATAGGATGGAATACCGAAACCAACTTCTCACGCACAAGCGCCAAATACAGGGGTTGGAGCGACAACCTGCTTATTGGCTATCAGGAGAGTCACGACGAAGAGCGTACCATGTACAAGGCAAAGACCTTCGGTACGGCTCCGGTAATGGCAAGCACGTCCATACAATTAGACCGGGCGGCTGTCAACGCAGCATTCCTGCTTACCATTCCCGGTCCGAAGATGATCTGGCAGTTTGGAGAACTTGGTTACGATATCTCCATCAACGAAAACGGACGAACCGGACGTAAACCCATCAAATGGGAGTATCTGCAAGATCCCGACAGGGCAGATCTGCACTACACCTACTCCACGTTACTATCCTTACGCAACGAATATCCGCAGGTATTTGCTTCGCCAACCACCGAGTCGCTGCGGGTAACCGAAAGTTATTGGGACAACGGACGAACCGTAACGCTGCAGCACCCCGACGTAGATGTAGTCCTGGTAGGAAACTACAACACCACATCGGCATCTGTAACCATACCCTACACCAAAACGGGTACCTGGTACGATGTGTTTACCGGCGACAGCTATACCGTAACCGATATAAGCACACCCGCCCCGGCAACGCTGCCGGCCAATAGCTTCCGACTGCTTACCAGCGAGAAAACAACGGTCGACAACGAAACCATCACTTTGCCTGCTGCCGCGGTGGTTTACCCCAACCCTACCACCGGCTTCGTGCAATTTTCGGACGCAGCGTCGGCCAAGCAAGTTACCCTGTTCAACACCCTCGGACAACAAGTGCTGCAACGCAACGTTACCGGCGGAACCATGCAGATAGGCAACCTGCCCGCAGGTCCCTACTTCATGCAGATAGTAACCAAAGGGAAAACCGAAACGGTAACAATCATCAAAAGATAA
- a CDS encoding DNA-binding protein has translation MSVQYDFRESLNSDNEDENQLLYPRFVSRGTIDAQTVYEAITSCSSFTIGDVEGMMAQLTQTIRNYLAEGYAVELGKMAIVKPKVSGRKVANKKEIRSPSIEIENVNFTSTSWFSVELKKKAKLSRAKNGFQSSRLVGEEELLQILDKYLIENVFITRTKFSELSGLLKNKSLTFLKDLVSKGVLHTEGRGSHLIFLRSKQKNTTSAE, from the coding sequence ATGTCTGTACAGTATGATTTCAGAGAAAGCCTTAACTCCGACAATGAAGACGAGAACCAACTCCTTTATCCGCGCTTTGTTTCGCGCGGAACGATTGATGCCCAAACTGTTTATGAAGCAATTACGAGCTGTTCTTCATTTACCATTGGAGATGTGGAGGGCATGATGGCGCAGCTAACCCAAACAATACGGAATTATCTTGCCGAAGGGTATGCGGTTGAATTGGGAAAGATGGCAATAGTAAAACCTAAAGTAAGTGGACGGAAAGTAGCAAACAAGAAAGAGATTCGATCACCTTCCATCGAGATCGAAAATGTAAATTTCACCTCTACGTCCTGGTTTAGCGTTGAATTGAAAAAGAAAGCAAAACTTTCGAGGGCTAAAAACGGATTTCAATCGTCGCGACTGGTCGGGGAAGAAGAGTTGCTGCAGATTCTGGATAAGTACCTGATTGAGAATGTATTTATTACACGCACAAAATTTTCCGAACTTTCGGGCTTGCTCAAGAATAAGTCGCTGACGTTTCTGAAGGATCTTGTTAGTAAGGGCGTTTTGCATACCGAGGGGCGTGGATCTCACCTGATTTTTTTACGATCAAAACAAAAAAATACGACTTCCGCAGAGTAA